In the Pan paniscus chromosome 8, NHGRI_mPanPan1-v2.0_pri, whole genome shotgun sequence genome, one interval contains:
- the LOC129393048 gene encoding arf-GAP with GTPase, ANK repeat and PH domain-containing protein 5-like isoform X2, with protein sequence MAEAPMAAAVQPAEVTVEVGEDLHMHHIHDREMPEALEFNLSANPESSTIFQRNSQTDALEFNPSANPEASTIFQRNSQTDVVEIRRSNCTNYVSTERFSRQYSSCWTIFLDDSTASQHYLTMTIISDADRSLRTLDEQLHSFAVSTVHITKKRNGGGSLNNYSSSIPSTPSTSQEDLQFSVPPTANTPTPVCKRSMRWSNLFTSEKGSDPDKERKAPENHADTIGRGRAIPIKQGMLLKRSGKWLKTWKKKYVTLCSNGVLTYYSSLGDYMKNIHKKEIDLQTSTIKVPGKWPSLGTSACAPISSSKSNGLSKDMDTGLGDSICFSPSISSTTSPKLNPPPSPHANKKKHLKKKSTNNFMIVSATGQTWHFEATTYEERDAWVQAIQSQILASLQSCESSKSKSQLTSQSEAMALQSIQNMRGNSHCVDCETQNPKWASLNLGVLMCIECSGIHRSLGTRLSRVRSLELDDWPVELRKVMSSIGNDLANSIWEGSSQGRTKPSIKSTREEKERWIRSKYEENLFLAPLPCTDLSLGQHLLRATADEDL encoded by the exons ATGGCAGAAGCGCCCATGGCTGCTGCTGTACAGCCTGCTGAGGTGACTGTTGAAGTTGGTGAGGACCTCCACATGCACCACATTCATGACCGGGAGATGCCTGAAG CTttggagtttaacctttctgccAATCCAGAGTCAAGCACAATATTCCAGAGGAACTCTCAAACAGATG CTTTGGAGTTTAACCCTTCTGCCAATCCAGAGGCAAGCACAATATTCCAGAGGAACTCTCAAACAGATG ttGTAGAAATAAGAAGAAGCAACTGTACAAACTAT GTATCTACTGAGCGTTTCAGTCGACAATACAGCTCGTGTTGGACAATATTCCTTGATGACAGCACAGCCAGCCAGCATTATCTTACAATGACAATAATATC agatgcagATAGATCTTTGAGGACACTTGATGAACAGTTACACTCATTTGCG GTTTCCACTGTGCACATTAcgaagaaaagaaatggaggtgGGAGTTTAAATAACTATTCCTCCTCCATTCCATCGACTCCCAGCACCAGCCAGGAGGACCTTCAGTTCAGTGTTCCTCCCACTGCCAACACACCCACGCCCGTTTGCAAGCGGTCCATGCGCTGGTCCAACCTGTTTACATCTGAGAAAGGGAGTGACCCAGACAAAGAGaggaaagccccagagaatcaTGCTGACACCATCGGGAGGGGCAGAGCCATCCCCATTAAACAGGGCATGCTCTTAAAGCGAAGTGGGAAATGGCTGAAgacatggaaaaagaaatatgtcaCCCTGTGTTCCAATGGCGTGCTCACCTATTATTCAAGCTTAGGTGATTATATGAAGAATATTCATAAAAAAGAGATTGACCTTCAGACATCTACCATCAAAGTCCCAGGAAAGTGGCCATCCCTAGGCACATCGGCCTGCGCACCCATCTCCAGCTCTAAAAGCAATGGCCTATCCAAGGACATGGACACCGGGCTAGGTGACTCCATATGCTTCAGCCCCAGTATCTCCAGCACCACCAGCCCCAAGCTCAACCCGCCCCCCTCTCCTCAtgccaataaaaagaaacacctaAAGAAGAAAAGCACCAACAACTTTATGATTGTGTCTGCCACTGGCCAAACGTGGCACTTTGAAGCCACGACGTATGAGGAGCGGGATGCATGGGTCCAAGCCATCCAGAGCCAGATCCTGGCCAGCCTGCAGTCATGCGAGAGCAGTAAAAGCAAGTCCCAGCTGACCAGCCAGAGTGAGGCCATGGCCCTGCAGTCGATCCAAAACATGCGTGGGAACTCCCACTGTGTGGACTGTGAGACCCAGAATCCTAAGTGGGCCAGTTTGAACTTGGGAGTCCTCATGTGTATTGAATGCTCAGGAATCCACCGCAGTCTTGGCACCCGCCTTTCCCGTGTGCGATCTCTGGAGCTGGATGACTGGCCAGTTGAGCTCAGGAAGGTTATGTCATCTATTGGCAATGACCTAGCCAACAGCATCTGGGAAGGGAGCAGCCAGGGGCGGACAAAACCCTCAATAAAGTCCACGAGGGAGGAGAAGGAACGGTGGATCCGTTCCAAATATGAGGAGAACCTCTTTCTGGCCCCACTACCCTGCACTGATCTGTCCCTGGGCCAGCACCTGCTGCGGGCCACCGCTGATGAGGACCTGTAG
- the LOC129393048 gene encoding arf-GAP with GTPase, ANK repeat and PH domain-containing protein 5-like isoform X1: MAEAPMAAAVQPAEVTVEVGEDLHMHHIHDREMPEALEFNLSANPESSTIFQRNSQTDALEFNPSANPEASTIFQRNSQTDVVEIRRSNCTNYVSTERFSRQYSSCWTIFLDDSTASQHYLTMTIISVTLEIPHHITQRDADRSLRTLDEQLHSFAVSTVHITKKRNGGGSLNNYSSSIPSTPSTSQEDLQFSVPPTANTPTPVCKRSMRWSNLFTSEKGSDPDKERKAPENHADTIGRGRAIPIKQGMLLKRSGKWLKTWKKKYVTLCSNGVLTYYSSLGDYMKNIHKKEIDLQTSTIKVPGKWPSLGTSACAPISSSKSNGLSKDMDTGLGDSICFSPSISSTTSPKLNPPPSPHANKKKHLKKKSTNNFMIVSATGQTWHFEATTYEERDAWVQAIQSQILASLQSCESSKSKSQLTSQSEAMALQSIQNMRGNSHCVDCETQNPKWASLNLGVLMCIECSGIHRSLGTRLSRVRSLELDDWPVELRKVMSSIGNDLANSIWEGSSQGRTKPSIKSTREEKERWIRSKYEENLFLAPLPCTDLSLGQHLLRATADEDL, translated from the exons ATGGCAGAAGCGCCCATGGCTGCTGCTGTACAGCCTGCTGAGGTGACTGTTGAAGTTGGTGAGGACCTCCACATGCACCACATTCATGACCGGGAGATGCCTGAAG CTttggagtttaacctttctgccAATCCAGAGTCAAGCACAATATTCCAGAGGAACTCTCAAACAGATG CTTTGGAGTTTAACCCTTCTGCCAATCCAGAGGCAAGCACAATATTCCAGAGGAACTCTCAAACAGATG ttGTAGAAATAAGAAGAAGCAACTGTACAAACTAT GTATCTACTGAGCGTTTCAGTCGACAATACAGCTCGTGTTGGACAATATTCCTTGATGACAGCACAGCCAGCCAGCATTATCTTACAATGACAATAATATC tgTGACCTTGGAGATACCTCATCATATCACACAAAG agatgcagATAGATCTTTGAGGACACTTGATGAACAGTTACACTCATTTGCG GTTTCCACTGTGCACATTAcgaagaaaagaaatggaggtgGGAGTTTAAATAACTATTCCTCCTCCATTCCATCGACTCCCAGCACCAGCCAGGAGGACCTTCAGTTCAGTGTTCCTCCCACTGCCAACACACCCACGCCCGTTTGCAAGCGGTCCATGCGCTGGTCCAACCTGTTTACATCTGAGAAAGGGAGTGACCCAGACAAAGAGaggaaagccccagagaatcaTGCTGACACCATCGGGAGGGGCAGAGCCATCCCCATTAAACAGGGCATGCTCTTAAAGCGAAGTGGGAAATGGCTGAAgacatggaaaaagaaatatgtcaCCCTGTGTTCCAATGGCGTGCTCACCTATTATTCAAGCTTAGGTGATTATATGAAGAATATTCATAAAAAAGAGATTGACCTTCAGACATCTACCATCAAAGTCCCAGGAAAGTGGCCATCCCTAGGCACATCGGCCTGCGCACCCATCTCCAGCTCTAAAAGCAATGGCCTATCCAAGGACATGGACACCGGGCTAGGTGACTCCATATGCTTCAGCCCCAGTATCTCCAGCACCACCAGCCCCAAGCTCAACCCGCCCCCCTCTCCTCAtgccaataaaaagaaacacctaAAGAAGAAAAGCACCAACAACTTTATGATTGTGTCTGCCACTGGCCAAACGTGGCACTTTGAAGCCACGACGTATGAGGAGCGGGATGCATGGGTCCAAGCCATCCAGAGCCAGATCCTGGCCAGCCTGCAGTCATGCGAGAGCAGTAAAAGCAAGTCCCAGCTGACCAGCCAGAGTGAGGCCATGGCCCTGCAGTCGATCCAAAACATGCGTGGGAACTCCCACTGTGTGGACTGTGAGACCCAGAATCCTAAGTGGGCCAGTTTGAACTTGGGAGTCCTCATGTGTATTGAATGCTCAGGAATCCACCGCAGTCTTGGCACCCGCCTTTCCCGTGTGCGATCTCTGGAGCTGGATGACTGGCCAGTTGAGCTCAGGAAGGTTATGTCATCTATTGGCAATGACCTAGCCAACAGCATCTGGGAAGGGAGCAGCCAGGGGCGGACAAAACCCTCAATAAAGTCCACGAGGGAGGAGAAGGAACGGTGGATCCGTTCCAAATATGAGGAGAACCTCTTTCTGGCCCCACTACCCTGCACTGATCTGTCCCTGGGCCAGCACCTGCTGCGGGCCACCGCTGATGAGGACCTGTAG